Proteins co-encoded in one Lacerta agilis isolate rLacAgi1 chromosome 6, rLacAgi1.pri, whole genome shotgun sequence genomic window:
- the TMEM74B gene encoding transmembrane protein 74B — MASSQPLELTVLGNVPGPSRGVPEGGPSAPRTATGLGIENASYQGEEEEEEKEAETSFRSRQGTGSSPREHTAPPRADLSPRSEDGPLPDAAGNSVDYGFILALVFLVSGILLVIVAYSIPREARVNPDSVSAREMERLEMYYAHLGSHLDKCIIAGLGLLTLGGMLLSILLMVSIYKGELYRRRSFPASRAPRKTYGSINLRMRQLNGEGGQTLVENEVIQMTEVTNTSQSC, encoded by the coding sequence ATGGCGTCCTCACAGCCCCTGGAACTGACAGTCTTGGGGAATGTACCTGGACCCAGCCGTGGAGTCCCAGAAGGGGGAccttcagcaccacggacagctaCTGGCTTGGGCATTGAGAACGCTTCTTaccagggggaggaggaagaggaagaaaaggaggcagaAACTTCCTTCCGGAGCCGTCAAGGCACAGGAAGCAGCCCCAGGGAGCACACAGCGCCCCCTAGGGCAGACCTCTCCCCACGGTCCGAGGATGGCCCTTTGCCGGACGCAGCAGGCAACTCGGTGGACTACGGCTTCATTTTGGCTTTAGTCTTCTTGGTCAGCGGGATTTTGCTTGTGATCGTCGCCTACAGCATCCCGCGGGAGGCGCGAGTCAACCCGGATTCTGTGTCCGCCCGGGAGATGGAGAGGCTTGAGATGTATTACGCCCACCTAGGCTCCCACCTGGACAAGTGCATCATCGCAGGGTTGGGGCTCTTGACTTTGGGGGGGATGCTTCTCTCCATTCTCCTGATGGTCTCCATCTACAAAGGGGAGCTCTACCGGAGGAGGTCGTTCCCGGCTTCCAGGGCTCCCCGGAAGACTTACGGGTCTATAAACCTGAGGATGAGGCAGCTGAATGGAGAAGGGGGGCAGACATTGGTCGAGAACGAGGTCATTCAGATGACTGAAGTCACAAACACCAGCCAGAGCTGCTGA
- the C6H20orf202 gene encoding uncharacterized protein C20orf202 homolog, which translates to MQLEEERKLRIEQALAWLRRELLEMQLQDQELLDKLLQLHTTLRELKAECADWESSDPNRDVFGARARSSSEDMGAPVLSRRSLKLGANRRNSLP; encoded by the exons ATGCagctggaggaagagaggaagctgcGTATCGAGCAGGCGCTGGCGTGGCTGAGGAGAGAACTG TTAGAAATGCAACTCCAGGACCAAGAGCTGCTGGACAAGTTGTTGCAGCTCCACACCACCTTACGGGAGCTGAAAGCAGAGTGTGCAGACTGGGAGAGCTCCGATCCAAACAGGGATGTGTTTGGGGCCAGAGCCCGCTCGAGTTCGGAGGACATGGGAGCCCCAGTCCTGTCAAGAAGGTCCCTCAAACTCGGAGCAAACAGGAGAAACTCCCTGCCATAA
- the RAD21L1 gene encoding double-strand-break repair protein rad21-like protein 1 has translation MFYTQLLMNKRGPLAKIWLAAHWDKKLKKSHIFECNLEKTIENMLCPKFKLALRTSGHLLLGVVRIYHRKTKYLLSDCNEALLKMQSAFRPGLVDLPEGNLELNYDAITLPEVFHDFDTQLPEVNAIDVAEHFTLNQSRAEDITLLEEDYRQDLLLHGDSFGEEIEMPRQHGFLNDSTLASSGGLLTDYSFLSFTEDKTAFAEDAHSFKYDGFGDEGSAGDMIDAVLGAEPNDHVITDLNMEEEFSLLQELPTDNTAGHPRSEQEARSCQINETTLLLSEEEGFVLEPLDSSVLTRKQRGKKKRKLLVDYVNQLSRKTMQNQLTDYEDTLTELDIAPPTRRLMILQDLGSADKLLGRPTQTTINEDLQKLFAKSLRYGRKRLQELAVERSKEQDFQELPTAGVSKAMQDTTYQFVSQSSGEEKGNKEIIEPMETVGGASTTSDCSSRETSVRLEVEGKQAAVEKGNKDNAADKEEKDKKAVDLLNTFRDMYQTGAKSFSFLTLCKNKTKKEVADKFFSLLVLKKQRAIEVAQAAPYADIVVTVGPNFHTF, from the exons ATGTTCTACACGCAGCTGCTTATGAATAAGCGTGGGCCTTTGGCCAAGATATGGTTGGCTGCTCACTGGGATAAGAAACTCAAAAAATCTCATATATTTGAATGCAATTTAGAGAAGACTATTGAAAATATGCTCTGCCCAAAG tttaAACTTGCCCTGCGAACCTCAGGACACCTCTTGTTAGGAGTGGTGCGGATCTACCACAGAAAAACCAAGTACCTCTTGTCCGACTGCAATGAAGCTCTACTTAAAATGCAGTCAGCCTTTCGTCCAG GACTTGTTGATCTCCCAGAAGGGAACTTAGAGTTGAATTATGATGCCATCACATTGCCTGAAGTATTTCATGATTTTGACACACAACTCCCTGAGGTGAA TGCCATTGATGTTGCTGAGCATTTTACACTGAACCAGAGCAGAGCTGAGGACATCACTTTGCTGGAAGAGGATTATAGACAGGATCTACTTCTCCATGGTGATAGTTTTG GTGAAGAAATTGAAATGCCGAGGCAGCATGGCTTTCTCAATGACAGCACATTGGCTAGTTCTGGTGGCCTCTTGACTGATTACAGTTTTTTGAGCTTCACTGAAGACAAAACTGCATTTGCTGAAGATGCCCATTCATTCAAGTATGATGGGTTTGGAGATGAAGGATCTGCAGGCGATATGATTG ATGCTGTTCTTGGAGCTGAGCCAAATGACCACGTTATTACGGACCTCAACATGGAGGAAGAATTTTCTTTACTCCAAGAGCTTCCGACTGATAATACAGCAG GCCATCCTAGATCTGAGCAGGAAGCAAGAAGTTGCCAAATTAATGAAACAACCTTGTTGCTCAGTGAGGAAGAAGGATTTGTACTTGAACCACTTGACAGTTCAG TTCTCACAAGGAAACaaagagggaaaaagaaaagaaagttactTGTTGATTATGTGAATCAGCTAAGCAGAAAAACTATGCAAAACCAGCTTACGGACTATGAAGACACTTTAACTGAATTAGATATTGCACCCCCTACAAGAAGGCTGATGATTTTACAGGACTTGGGGAGTGCGGATAAACTTCTGGGCAGACCTACCCAGACTACAATTAATGAAGATTTGCAAAAG CTCTTTGCTAAAAGTCTCAGGTATGGAAGAAAAAGGTTGCAAGAGCTTGCAGTTGAAAGAAGCAAAGAACAAGATTTCCAAG AATTGCCAACAGCAGGGGTTTCAAAAGCTATGCAAGACACAACTTATCAGTTTGTGTCACAAAGTAGcggagaagaaaagggaaataaagaaATTATTGAACCTATG GAAACTGTTGGTGGAGCGTCTACTACTTCTGATTGTTCTTCCCGAGAAACTTCTGTAAGACTAGAGGTTGAGGGTAAGCAGGCTGCAGTGGAAAAG GGAAATAAAGACAATGCTGCAGATAAAGAAGAAAAGGATAAAAAAGCTGTAGATTTGCTAAATACTTTCCGG GACATGTACCAGACAGGAGCAAAGTCTTTCAGTTTTCTGACCCTCTGTAAAAACAAGACCAAGAAAGAAGTTGCAGACAAATTCTTTAGCTTGCTTGTTCTAAAGAAACAAAGAGCTATTGAGGTGGCCCAGGCTGCTCCCTATGCTGACATTGTGGTGACGGTGGGTCCAAACTTCCATACTTTCTGA